In the genome of Bosea sp. BIWAKO-01, the window GTTGCCGGTCGGTCCCGAGCGGCGGACAAGCAGGAGAGACTGCGCTGCAAGTTGCAGGGCTTCGTCCGCCCGACGCTGCCATCGACGCGCGCCGATGATGTCTCCGAGCAGAAGCCCACTGATGAAGGCGAGGATGAGCCATCCGATCATGTTGGGTCTCCCCCGGGAGGAGTGCCATGATGCTGGCGGCGCTTGTTCCCCGGCAAGCGACGAAGGTCCTGGCTTTTGAGCGACGCCTGGCCGTGGCGCGCAAGGCGTGCCGCCCGACAGTTGGTGCGGATGATGGCCCTGGCTACCGCAAAGGGACGCCGGTCGCTCGATCGGCGTTCCGACAACCTGAATTCGCCACATTGTTCGGCTAGCAGTATCGGGTCGACTTAGAAATGCTCGGCTTGGCCCATGTCTCCTCAGAGAGCGCGGAGCCTCACCCCGTATCCCTTCGACGTTTGATCGCTGCCTCGATGCAGCGTGCCCGTCGCATGCATTTCGCTCGACGATTCTCCAACACGAATGCCTTGCGGCCTCGCCGCCTGGCCCATGGACCTACATGCACAAGACCATTGAAACGAAGCCTATTGAGGCGCGTACGCGCCCCGGAATCTTGAGTAAAAATGCCATTGCCCCGCTCAGGGCAGATCCGAACTGGAAGCCCGAACCCTGTGGCCTCAGCCGTGAGGAGCTCCGCAAGATCGTGGCTGAGATCCTAGGATAGGGAGAAGCAACGATGCCTCGCACCTACTCCAGCCCGTCGCGTCCGCGTCCGCATCGGATGTCGCAGCCCGCGCGCGCTGAGCAAACGCCGCTTCAGGGCACGCGTCAGCACTATGAGCGTGCCATGAAGCTCGGTGATGCCGAGGCCTTGGCTGGGCATCGCGTCGAGGCCGAGCGCTACTATCAGCTAGCCGAGCACTATCTGCGATCCGGCAACGGGCGAGCCGCGTGAGAGCGGGTCTCTAGCGTCGTATCGCCGTCTGGTTTTCCGCCGGCTTCATGGTTGCGGAAGGCCCAAATGACCTTGGCCGCTTCCCAATGCTCGCGATCGCGACCGTCCGGCTGGCCCTGTTCCATCCAGAGCGCATAGGCGATCTTGCGGATTTCCCGCTGGGCGCTGTCCTTGCTGGGCATCTGTCGCTCCTTTCGCCAGTCACAACCGGGTGAAACCGCGAGCCCGCTCCAGCGTTCCTCCGCTGCGACAATCTGGCTCGACCCCCGGGCCCAGGCTCGAGCCGCATCCTGTCCTGCGGCGGGCCGGCCGGTGAAGCGAGGTCGCAGGAAGGCGGTGCCGCTCACTCCGGGGCGGTGTCGGGCTTATCCGAGAAACGATACTTGAAATCGCAGTGCGACGCGCCCTCCATCACAGTCTGGCTGCGTTCCAGCGAGATCCGTGGGTCGTAACCCGTGCAAAAGACGCCGTCGCGATTGCACGAGAGCAGATGGCCGATATGGCCGAGGCCCATCTCCCGATAGGTCTCGGCATAGCGGCACCGTTTGACGTTGTAGTGAAATTCCGCGTCGGTGGCCTTGATGACCTCGATCGTCAGCGCATCGTCCTGCGTCCAGAGATCCTGGAGCTCCTGGAAGGTGCGCAGCGTCGAACCTCCCGGTGTCTTGGCGGCAAAGGCCTTGCCGGTTTCAATGGCGGCCCGCCTGATCGCCGTGTCGAGAATGGATTGTGCCAGCTCTTCGCCCAGCTTTTCACGCATGACCTCGTAGATCGGCGCGATGATCCCGGCCTCGATCTTGCGGCGTGCGAGAATTCCGATCTCGCCATCGATCGCGGTCCGCGAACTGGCTTCAGGGCCCTTGTCCATCATGGTGTTCCTTCACATTGCCTGGGCGTCGGCATCGCGCCGGCATGATGAGGCCCGCTGCTGTCGCAATGATGTCATGCAAGGCCGGCCCGGCCGCAGCAAGTGACAGCGTCGCATCTTGGCTCGGTGGACGGAAATGACAAGATTCCCCGCAGGCAGCCGGCACCGCAGCCTGGCATGCCGGCGACACCGACCAGCGTGAGCGCGTGGCCTTGGCGCAGCCTTCGCGGAGCGAGAGCGGCGTTTTGACGCCGACGCTGCGTCCGCGTCCGTGGCCGGCAAAATTCGGGATCGCCTGACGGACCAGGGCTCTCGCCCGAGCGTAGGCTCAGTGCTTGACGATGGTCGGCCTGGGCGCTGCCGGAGCCGCCTGTCCTCCGAGCGGGAAGGCGACCGTAAAGAGCCCGATCGTACCGCGCGGGCGGTTCTCGACCCCCACCTCGCGAAGGACCTTCAATCGCGTGGAGATCGGGACGCCACCAACCTCGAAATTATAGCCGATGGTACCGCCGATCGCGGTGGTACGCCCCTTGAACGGGCCCAGCGAAGCGCCGCTGCCGCTATCCCCGCTCACCTGCTGGTAATGGCCGACCTGCACGCCGATCGAGAAGTCCTTGCTCAGGTACTGGCTGATCGAAAGATCGGCGTGAATGGCGTTGCCGCTGTTGTAGTCGGTGGCGTTGTTCGTGCCGTTGATCTCGAATCCGCCTGCGGCCGAGATTTCAAGTCCCGTGGTCGTGTTGAGATAGGTCACAGCGCCGTAGAGGTCGCCAATCCAGCGGTTGAGCGCGACATTCGA includes:
- a CDS encoding L-2-amino-thiazoline-4-carboxylic acid hydrolase, translated to MDKGPEASSRTAIDGEIGILARRKIEAGIIAPIYEVMREKLGEELAQSILDTAIRRAAIETGKAFAAKTPGGSTLRTFQELQDLWTQDDALTIEVIKATDAEFHYNVKRCRYAETYREMGLGHIGHLLSCNRDGVFCTGYDPRISLERSQTVMEGASHCDFKYRFSDKPDTAPE
- a CDS encoding DUF4167 domain-containing protein, which encodes MPRTYSSPSRPRPHRMSQPARAEQTPLQGTRQHYERAMKLGDAEALAGHRVEAERYYQLAEHYLRSGNGRAA
- a CDS encoding DUF2934 domain-containing protein, producing the protein MPSKDSAQREIRKIAYALWMEQGQPDGRDREHWEAAKVIWAFRNHEAGGKPDGDTTLETRSHAARPLPDRR